Proteins encoded by one window of Rhodamnia argentea isolate NSW1041297 chromosome 6, ASM2092103v1, whole genome shotgun sequence:
- the LOC115741410 gene encoding cytochrome P450 71AP13-like, with protein MAMALLQHLFLSTLVIAAVIAFLLKNKLRKRKYNLPPSPPKLPILGNLHQLGKLPHISLHHLARTYGPILFLQLGEIPTVVVSSARMAKEVMKTHDLALSSRPQIFSAKHLFYGCTDMVFSAYGAYWRHIRKICILELLSAKQVQSYSHVREEEVVRLVDRITESNPGTTNLTKLLGLYANDVLCRVAFGRDFSGGGDYDRLGFQKMLEEYQELLGGFSIGDFFPSMEFIHSLTGVKSRLQHTFQRFDNLFDEMLREHQKENKATKLHKYLVDVLLDIQKDGYGEMPLTRDNVKAIILDMFAAGTDTTFITLDWGMTELVINRKAMERAQAEVRSVVGERKYVQETDLPQLQYLKAVIKEIFRLHPPAPVLVPRESMEDITIDGYSIPAKTRFFVNAWSIGRDPQSWVDPESFLPERFLNENSNIDFKGQDFELIPFGAGRRSCPAIAFGTASVELALAQLLHSFDWELPHGTQPKDLDMTEVFGITMHRIANLMVVAKPRFS; from the exons ATGGCAATGGCTCTCCTTCAGCATCTGTTTCTCTCAACCTTGGTGATAGCGGCTGTGATTGCATTTCTATTGAAGAACAAGCTTAGGAAAAGAAAGTACAACCTCCCACCAAGCCCTCCCAAGTTACCGATCCTCGGCAATCTCCATCAGCTAGGGAAATTGCCACACATATCCCTCCACCACCTTGCGAGAACATACGGCCCGATCCTCTTCTTACAGCTCGGTGAAATCCCAACTGTAGTTGTTTCCTCAGCTAGAATGGCGAAGGAGGTAATGAAAACCCACGACCTTGCACTTTCGAGCCGTCCTCAGATCTTCTCCGCCAAACACTTGTTCTATGGCTGCACTGACATGGTCTTCTCCGCCTACGGTGCTTATTGGAGGCATATAAGAAAAATTTGCATACTTGAACTGCTTAGTGCAAAACAGGTTCAGTCATACAGTCATGTCAGGGAAGAAGAAGTTGTTCGTTTAGTTGACCGGATTACAGAGTCTAATCCAGGCACCACAAACCTAACTAAACTGCTCGGGTTATATGCAAATGATGTTCTATGTAGGGTAgcttttgggagagatttttcGGGAGGAGGGGACTACGACAGGCTTGGGTTTCAAAAGATGCTGGAGGAGTACCAGGAGTTGCTCGGAGGATTCAGCATAGGAGATTTCTTTCCTTCCATGGAATTCATCCACAGCCTTACCGGGGTGAAGTCCAGACTTCAGCACACTTTTCAGCGCTTTGATAATCTGTTCGACGAGATGCTGAGAGagcatcaaaaagaaaataaagctaCGAAGTTGCACAAGTATCTTGTGGATGTTCTACTTGATATACAGAAGGACGGTTATGGTGAAATGCCTCTCACCAGAGACAATGTTAAAGCCATCATCCTG GATATGTTTGCAGCAGGAACTGATACAACATTCATAACCCTTGATTGGGGAATGACAGAGCTCGTCATCAATCGAAAAGCCATGGAAAGAGCACAAGCCGAAGTACGAAGCGTCgttggagagagaaaatacGTGCAAGAAACTGACCTACCTCAACTGCAATACTTGAAGGCTGTCATTAAGGAGATATTCCGGTTGCACCCTCCTGCTCCAGTGTTAGTCCCCAGAGAATCCATGGAGGACATAACTATTGATGGGTACTCCATCCCAGCAAAAACCCGTTTCTTCGTCAATGCTTGGTCAATTGGGCGGGACCCACAATCCTGGGTCGACCCAGAATCATTTCTACCAGAGAGATTCCTTAATGAAAATAGCAACATCGACTTCAAAGGGCAGGATTTTGAGCTGATACCCTTCGGTGCAGGTAGAAGGAGCTGCCCGGCTATTGCATTTGGAACTGCCAGTGTCGAGCTTGCTTTAGCTCAACTTCTTCACAGTTTCGATTGGGAGCTTCCTCATGGGACCCAGCCTAAGGATTTGGACATGACTGAAGTTTTTGGCATCACAATGCACAGAATTGCCAACCTCATGGTTGTAGCCAAACCCCGCTTCTCCTAG
- the LOC115741413 gene encoding rhodanese-like domain-containing protein 11, chloroplastic isoform X2, whose protein sequence is MEALGLPSLRPLTISQSTTSRRVQTAKSSWTKTHSPQGFMELPSLGLSSTFEIRLKKRSVIRMIADMDDYDLKQMKDMAAARKRWDSLAWVKGSTWIPIFDDNSGFDPGTLSRKMTSFVMGGWWSGAPTLSYNKQFLPSIEEKFPKDSDLIVACQKGLRSLAACELLYNAGYRSLFWVQGGLEASEEEDLPREGPQPLKFAGIGGVSEFLGWTDQQRATAAKEGWTYQLVFSARLVGLFLVADALFLGGQQLGRYIQELRTH, encoded by the exons ATGGAAGCTCTGGGGCTTCCCTCTCTCCGCCCTCTTACGATTTCGCAGTCCACCACTTCCCGCAGAGTGCAAACTGCGAAGAGCTCGTGGACGAAGACGCATTCTCCTCAGGGTTTTATGGAGCTTCCTTCTCTCGGATTGAGTTCAACTTTCGAAATTCGCCTTAAA AAGCGGAGTGTTATCAGAATGATAGCTGACATGGATGACTATGACTTAAAGCAAATGAAGGATATGGCTGCTGCCCGAAAGAGATGGGACTCTCTG GCTTGGGTCAAAGGATCAACTTGGATTCCAATATTTGATGACAATAGTGGATTTGATCCTGGGACTCTTTCTAGGAAGATGACAAGCTTTGTGATGG GTGGTTGGTGGAGTGGTGCACCTACACTGTCCTATAACAA GCAGTTCTTACCAAGTATTgaggaaaaatttccaaaagattcTGATCTTATTGTTGCATGCCAGAAAGGTTTGAG ATCATTAGCTGCTTGCGAGCTTCTCTATAATGCTGGTTATAGAAGTCTTTTCTGGGTTCAAGGTGGCCTAGAGGCTTCTGAAGAAGAG GATCTCCCCAGAGAGGGCCCCCAGCCTCTTAAATTTGCTGGAATTGGCGGTGTTTCGGAATTTCTGGG TTGGACTGACCAACAAAGAGCAACAGCTGCCAAAGAGGGTTGGACCTATCAATTAGTATTTTCCGCTCGTCTG GTTGGGCTCTTTCTCGTTGCCGACGCCTTATTCCTCGGTGGACAACAACTAGGTCGTTATATTCAGGAGCTAAGAACCCACTGA
- the LOC115741413 gene encoding rhodanese-like domain-containing protein 11, chloroplastic isoform X1, with amino-acid sequence MEALGLPSLRPLTISQSTTSRRVQTAKSSWTKTHSPQGFMELPSLGLSSTFEIRLKKRSVIRMIADMDDYDLKQMKDMAAARKRWDSLIREQKVKCLTPREAGYAIQLSDKTLLDVRPSVERNKAWVKGSTWIPIFDDNSGFDPGTLSRKMTSFVMGGWWSGAPTLSYNKQFLPSIEEKFPKDSDLIVACQKGLRSLAACELLYNAGYRSLFWVQGGLEASEEEDLPREGPQPLKFAGIGGVSEFLGWTDQQRATAAKEGWTYQLVFSARLVGLFLVADALFLGGQQLGRYIQELRTH; translated from the exons ATGGAAGCTCTGGGGCTTCCCTCTCTCCGCCCTCTTACGATTTCGCAGTCCACCACTTCCCGCAGAGTGCAAACTGCGAAGAGCTCGTGGACGAAGACGCATTCTCCTCAGGGTTTTATGGAGCTTCCTTCTCTCGGATTGAGTTCAACTTTCGAAATTCGCCTTAAA AAGCGGAGTGTTATCAGAATGATAGCTGACATGGATGACTATGACTTAAAGCAAATGAAGGATATGGCTGCTGCCCGAAAGAGATGGGACTCTCTG ATTAGGGAACAAAAGGTTAAATGTCTGACTCCAAGGGAAGCTGGATATGCAATACAACTCTCAGATAAGACCCTATTAGATGTTCGCCCTTCCGTGGAACGCAACAAG GCTTGGGTCAAAGGATCAACTTGGATTCCAATATTTGATGACAATAGTGGATTTGATCCTGGGACTCTTTCTAGGAAGATGACAAGCTTTGTGATGG GTGGTTGGTGGAGTGGTGCACCTACACTGTCCTATAACAA GCAGTTCTTACCAAGTATTgaggaaaaatttccaaaagattcTGATCTTATTGTTGCATGCCAGAAAGGTTTGAG ATCATTAGCTGCTTGCGAGCTTCTCTATAATGCTGGTTATAGAAGTCTTTTCTGGGTTCAAGGTGGCCTAGAGGCTTCTGAAGAAGAG GATCTCCCCAGAGAGGGCCCCCAGCCTCTTAAATTTGCTGGAATTGGCGGTGTTTCGGAATTTCTGGG TTGGACTGACCAACAAAGAGCAACAGCTGCCAAAGAGGGTTGGACCTATCAATTAGTATTTTCCGCTCGTCTG GTTGGGCTCTTTCTCGTTGCCGACGCCTTATTCCTCGGTGGACAACAACTAGGTCGTTATATTCAGGAGCTAAGAACCCACTGA